The Juglans regia cultivar Chandler chromosome 2, Walnut 2.0, whole genome shotgun sequence genome includes a window with the following:
- the LOC109018041 gene encoding uncharacterized protein LOC109018041, which yields MSRPSSPENGTSWKKTTLLSENNTVQDDNSEVLTAATTRFFQRMVNGDMVVGETPQVGCTLEQFSRQHPPAFDDRSNAMDVESWIELLEQVFEALYCTDDQKVTYAAFNLTDAANKWWKSARALLQMELGDGVPITWECFRKIFLECFFPQTLRESRAHPFADLTQGTMTVDQYTTKFMELSRFASYLIPDEEKKAEKFERGLNHRIKERRQQQQQLRPASHRDKRPFQDNGQRPRQGQTGWLPMCGKCSKRHAGKCLMGTGACFKCGKEGHHLRDCPGKNIATTQAIRDGQKNMAPARVFSLAQLRDTDAPANENTSN from the exons atgtCTAGGCCAAGTTCTCCCGAG AATGGCACCTCGTGGAAGAAGACCACGCTTCTCTCTGAGAACAATACCGTACAAGATGATAATTCAGAAGTACTCACTGCTGCAACGACACGCTTCTTTCAAAggatggtcaatggtgatatgGTAGTTGGTGAAACCCCACAAGTAGGATGCACATTAGAACAGTTCTCCCGCCAGCACCCACCTGCTTTCGACGACAGATCAAATGCCATGGATGTGGAGAGCTGGATCGAACTATTGGAACAGGTCTTTGAGGCACTTTATTGCACAGATGATCAGAAGGTGACTTATGCTGCTTTCAACTTAACAGATGCGGCAAACAAGTGGTGGAAGTCAGCACGAGCACTCTTGCAGATGGAACTAGGAGATGGAGTCCCTATCACATGGGAGTGTTTTAGGAAGATATTTTTGGAGTGCTTCTTTCCTCAAACTCTTCGCGAGTCTAGGGCCCATCCGTTTGCAGATCTTACCCAGGGAACAATGACAGTAGACCAATACACTACCAAATTCATGGAATTGTCTCGTTTCGCCAGTTACTTAATtccagatgaggaaaagaaagctgaaaagtttGAGCGCGGTCTAAATCATAGGATTAAGGAGCGT CgacagcagcagcaacaactcCGACCAGCATCACATAGGGATAAGAGGCCTTTTCAGGATAATGGACAACGACCACGACAGGGCCAGACAGGATGGCTCCCCATGTGTGGGAAGTGTAGTAAGAGGCATGCAGGGAAATGTTTGATGGGAACCGGAGCATGTTTCAAGTGTGGGAAGGAAGGACATCATCTTCGAGACTGTCCTGGGAAGAACATAGCTACTACTCAAGCTATAAGAGACGGACAGAAGAATATGGCACCAGCTCGAGTTTTCTCCTTGGCACAGTTGCGTGACACCGATGCGCCCGCCAATGAGAACACAAgtaactaa